From a single Pseudoliparis swirei isolate HS2019 ecotype Mariana Trench chromosome 12, NWPU_hadal_v1, whole genome shotgun sequence genomic region:
- the LOC130202903 gene encoding syntaxin-11-like: MRDMLERLQTISEEQEDYEPGFYGTEDDPDKVTLSQQAVMFENSSTIDNILREAHSIRKEISLLHLEVEHLAINNERFGTSMRRLTLLKKDSDLIARGIQHHGGALAVRLQALGRESSQLEAKEGLNSAVSRIARTQHDTLSRSFQAAMSDYNEAEEVQRDACRQRIQRQASILGTEITDDQLDVMVDKGGEGWAELSQSLQTEGGHSSRWAMHEIKGRHKELVELEARLKEVHELFLDMAMLVEEQGSMLNNIEAIVCGTEEYTEKINVYIKKALKYRKKSPFQQCCPCLSCCKPN, encoded by the coding sequence ATGCGGGACATGCTGGAGAGGCTGCAGACCATCAGCGAGGAGCAAGAGGACTACGAGCCAGGGTTTTATGGAACTGAGGATGACCCAGACAAGGTGACTTTGTCTCAACAGGCCGTGATGTTTGAGAACTCCTCCACTATTGACAACATCCTGAGGGAGGCCCACTCCATACGCAAGGAGATCTCCTTGCTCCACCTAGAGGTGGAGCATCTGGCGATAAATAACGAACGCTTTGGCACCTCTATGCGGCGTCTCACGCTCCTCAAGAAGGACTCCGACTTGATTGCCAGGGGCATCCAGCATCACGGGGGGGCTCTGGCCGTCCGCCTGCAGGCCCTGGGTAGGGAGAGCAGCCAGCTGGAGGCAAAGGAAGGTCTCAACTCTGCTGTTAGTCGCATTGCCCGAACTCAGCACGACACACTGTCCCGTTCCTTCCAAGCGGCCATGAGCGACTACAATGAGgcagaggaggtgcagagggatGCGTGCCGGCAGAGGATCCAGAGGCAGGCCTCCATACTGGGGACTGAAATCACAGATGACCAGCTGGACGTGATGGTGGACAAAGGTGGTGAGGGATGGGCCGAGCTGTCCCAGAGTCTGCAGACCGAAGGCGGTCACTCGTCCCGCTGGGCAATGCACGAGATCAAAGGCAGACACAAGGAActggtggagctggaggcccGGCTGAAGGAGGTCCATGAACTATTCCTGGACATGGCCAtgctggtggaggagcaggGGTCCATGCTTAATAACATTGAGGCGATTGTGTGTGGCACAGAGGAATATACAGAGAAAATTAATGTTTACATCAAGAAGGCCCTGAAGTACAGAAAGAAGAGTCCTTTCCAACAATGTTGTCCCTGTCTATCCTGTTGTAAACCAAACTAA